Proteins found in one Chaetodon auriga isolate fChaAug3 chromosome 12, fChaAug3.hap1, whole genome shotgun sequence genomic segment:
- the nmnat2 gene encoding nicotinamide/nicotinic acid mononucleotide adenylyltransferase 2, translated as MTETTKTHVILLSCGSFNPITKGHIHMFEKAREYLHKTGRFIVIGGIISPVHDSYGKPGLVPSRHRLTMCQLAVQSSDWIRVDPWECYQDTWQPTCSVLEHHRDLMKRVTGCILSNVSTPSTTPVIGQPQNQTPPIYHNHNNLSHKPTAIKLWGKVSESLGKICCVRPHIERFTFVDENANLGTAMRYEEIELRILLLCGSDLLESFCIPGLWKDSDTEVIVGDFGIVVVPRDGTDTERIMNHSSILRKYKDNIIVVKDAMSHPMSIVSSTKSRLALQHGDGHVVDYLSQPVIDYILQSQLYINASG; from the exons ATGACAGAAACCACCAAAACCCACGTCATCCTGCTGTCCTGCGGCAGCTTCAACCCCATCACCAAGGGACACATCCATATGTTCG agAAAGCCAGAGAATATCTGCACAAAACGGGTCGTTTCATCGTGATCGGAGGAATCATCTCACCGGTGCATGACTCCTACGGAAAACCT ggtttAGTGCCCAGCAGACATCGTCTCACCATGTGTCAGCTGGCTGTCCAGTCCTCTGATTGGATCAG GGTGGACCCCTGGGAGTGTTACCAGGACACCTGGCAGCCCACCTGCAGCGTGCTGGAGCATCACCGTGACCTGATGAAG AGAGTCACCGGCTGCATTCTGTCCAACGTCAGCACGCCATCAACCACTCCTGTGATTGGTCAGCCACAGAACCAGACTCCGCCCATCtaccacaaccacaacaactTGAGTCACAAACCCACCGCCa TCAAACTGTGGGGGAAGGTCAGTGAGAGTCTGGGGAAGATCTGCTGCGTCCGTCCTCACATCGAACGCTTCACCTTCGTCG ATGAAAATGCTAACCTGGGGACGGCGATGAGATACGAGGAGATCG AGTTACGCATCTTGCTCCTGTGTGGCAGTGATCTCCTGGAGTCCTTCTGCATCCCTGGCCTGTGGAAGGACAGTGAT ACGGAGGTGATCGTGGGGGATTTTGGGATCGTGGTGGTTCCTCGTGATGGAACCGACACAGAGAGGATTATGAATCACTCCTCCATTCTCCGCAAGTACAAG GACAACATCATCGTGGTGAAAGATGCGATGAGCCACCCGATGTCCATCGTCAGCTCAACCAAGAGCAG ACTGGCCCTGCAGCACGGTGACGGCCATGTCGTGGACTACCTGAGTCAGCCCGTCATCGACTACATCCTGCAGAGTCAGCTGTACATCAACGCCTCAGGATAG